Proteins encoded together in one Paracidovorax wautersii window:
- a CDS encoding glycosyltransferase translates to MTSKQASKQSVTISIVSHAQQAMVLPLLEQLDRHCQGVVANVVLTINVAEENLVSTRKWKIPLTLLTNARPLGFGANHNTAFELCKTPWFLVLNPDIRLRDDVLSHLISSAPEDAALVAPRIQEPSHVAPTPHRGLLTPIEIWKRRHPSHQPPLLPAWIPGMFMLFRSEAYRQINGFDPRFFMYGEDFDICARLRLAGWQLRTDEGTTVLHEAQRDSHRKFRPLYWHLSSLAKIWLSPTFWRYRALLLRASKSTATI, encoded by the coding sequence ATGACATCCAAGCAGGCCTCCAAGCAAAGTGTGACCATCTCCATCGTCAGCCACGCCCAGCAAGCGATGGTCCTGCCTTTGCTGGAACAGTTGGACCGCCATTGCCAAGGGGTTGTGGCCAACGTAGTACTGACGATCAATGTCGCCGAAGAGAACCTTGTTAGCACCCGTAAGTGGAAAATACCGCTCACTTTATTGACCAACGCACGGCCCTTGGGGTTTGGCGCCAACCACAACACAGCCTTTGAGTTATGCAAGACACCGTGGTTTTTGGTGCTCAATCCGGACATTCGCCTGCGGGATGACGTACTTTCTCATCTCATCAGCTCCGCCCCCGAAGACGCGGCACTAGTCGCCCCAAGAATCCAAGAGCCAAGCCATGTCGCGCCAACACCCCACCGGGGCTTACTAACGCCGATTGAAATCTGGAAGCGGAGACATCCGTCCCATCAACCTCCTTTGCTACCAGCCTGGATCCCCGGAATGTTCATGCTTTTTCGCTCCGAGGCTTATCGTCAGATCAACGGATTTGATCCGCGCTTCTTCATGTATGGCGAGGACTTCGACATTTGCGCTCGCTTGCGCTTGGCAGGATGGCAACTACGCACCGATGAAGGCACCACGGTCCTACACGAAGCCCAGCGCGATAGCCATCGGAAATTCCGCCCGCTGTACTGGCACCTCTCCAGCTTGGCAAAGATCTGGCTGTCCCCGACGTTCTGGCGTTATCGGGCTTTGCTTCTCAGAGCTAGCAAGTCCACGGCGACCATCTAG
- a CDS encoding GspE/PulE family protein: protein MAQHMTFIQHLVESRILDNQAAFQLEQLSKAKLESPFTVASRTGMVPEHVLLDALHSYTQWPVIPFSEMTAAEGNVAETLKSRHIQAEWCKREGVVIWETSEDILCCSNNLLSRGAHEMLQILSTQANKPLKLQLCRPVDLQNLYASLQTKGDTSTTTIGDVAHLRELAEEGPIVELVNSLLSQAVTRRASDIHVEPGEHGFMARVRVDGVMRDLQQFSADRFDATVCRIKILSQLDIAERRLPQDGRMTARIHGEIFDVRVSILPGSNGESVVMRLLRQDRPDYDLADLGMLADQSGMFRDWIDTPNGIVLVTGPTGSGKTTTLYTALDLGNDGLKKIITVEDPVEYKLEGITQVQVNADIGYTFASALRSILRHDPDVILIGEIRDQETASIAVQSALTGHLVFSTLHTNSAAGAVTRLADMGIERFLLASSLRGVMAQRLVRRLCPHCSQPADHIEPAHQSLLKEALAMSGEQASEPKMRKPVGCDICLHTGFLGRIAVYEMFDVDDAVRQQILDQKSETEVIAGLREKNVRSMTHDGLLKAWQGITTVSEVLSLG, encoded by the coding sequence ATGGCCCAGCACATGACCTTTATCCAGCACTTGGTTGAATCTCGCATTCTGGACAATCAAGCAGCGTTCCAACTCGAACAACTGAGCAAAGCCAAACTCGAGTCTCCGTTCACGGTCGCCAGTCGAACGGGCATGGTCCCCGAACATGTCTTGCTCGATGCCTTGCACTCCTACACCCAGTGGCCCGTCATTCCATTTTCGGAAATGACCGCCGCAGAAGGCAACGTGGCTGAGACGCTCAAGTCGCGTCACATCCAGGCCGAATGGTGCAAGCGAGAGGGTGTTGTGATATGGGAAACATCGGAAGACATCCTCTGCTGCAGCAATAACTTGTTATCCCGCGGGGCCCATGAAATGCTGCAGATTCTCAGCACTCAGGCCAACAAACCGCTGAAGCTGCAATTGTGTCGGCCCGTCGATCTCCAAAATCTCTATGCTTCCTTGCAGACAAAAGGCGACACGAGCACAACCACCATCGGAGATGTCGCACACCTACGCGAACTGGCGGAAGAAGGTCCCATTGTTGAACTCGTCAACAGCCTCCTGAGCCAAGCCGTCACTCGGCGGGCGTCGGACATTCATGTAGAGCCAGGTGAACACGGCTTCATGGCACGCGTGCGGGTGGACGGCGTCATGCGAGACCTGCAGCAGTTCAGCGCAGACCGATTTGATGCGACCGTCTGCCGGATCAAGATCCTTTCGCAGCTGGACATTGCAGAGCGCCGCCTGCCTCAGGACGGACGCATGACAGCCCGCATCCATGGAGAAATTTTTGACGTCCGCGTGTCCATTCTTCCTGGGAGCAACGGCGAATCCGTTGTAATGCGCTTGCTGCGGCAGGACAGGCCGGACTACGACCTGGCTGATCTTGGCATGCTGGCCGACCAGTCCGGCATGTTCCGCGATTGGATCGACACGCCCAATGGTATCGTTCTCGTGACCGGGCCGACAGGCTCCGGAAAGACCACAACGCTGTACACCGCACTTGACTTGGGCAATGACGGGCTGAAAAAGATCATCACGGTCGAAGATCCCGTCGAATACAAGCTGGAAGGCATTACGCAGGTACAGGTCAATGCCGATATTGGCTATACATTTGCGTCCGCCTTGCGCTCTATTCTTCGACACGACCCCGATGTGATCCTTATCGGTGAGATTCGCGACCAGGAAACCGCATCCATTGCAGTTCAGTCGGCATTGACGGGTCACTTGGTGTTTTCCACCCTGCACACAAACAGCGCAGCAGGTGCCGTCACACGCTTGGCCGACATGGGCATTGAGCGATTCCTGCTGGCCTCCAGCCTTCGCGGGGTCATGGCGCAACGGCTGGTGCGGCGCCTCTGTCCGCACTGCAGCCAGCCTGCAGACCATATTGAGCCGGCCCATCAATCGCTTCTGAAAGAGGCGCTGGCGATGTCCGGCGAGCAAGCCTCAGAGCCAAAGATGCGGAAACCCGTGGGCTGCGATATCTGTCTGCATACAGGCTTCCTCGGCCGTATTGCCGTTTATGAAATGTTTGACGTGGATGACGCGGTCCGTCAGCAGATTTTGGATCAGAAGAGCGAAACAGAGGTCATCGCCGGGCTGCGTGAAAAAAACGTTCGCTCCATGACGCATGACGGATTGCTCAAAGCATGGCAGGGCATTACCACAGTCAGTGAAGTGCTGTCTCTCGGTTAA
- a CDS encoding type II secretion system F family protein, with protein MPLFKYQATQNDGRRSNGTIEAATAARALAELTSRGLQVFSLQEPRGIQESTISGHSKNAPRSRRKVSQEEVLLCIQELSTLLNAGIPLADAVLNIAQGHETSALGGILQSAYASLRSGNTLAAALHTSGLSLPEYVHELIRAGEETGKLGASLTSASQQMEADAVFRRETRNALTYPMVLIISGLLATLVVFVFVVPKFANILTNPKADIPLLSRWVLQSGLWLVNNKAIAAATAAAVGAGGFLLLSRPTVRAQGWEIAARLPVIGTWIGHVELARWAAMFSVLLHHHVPLLDALRHSQNSLTGQVWRQKASFIAKDVKGGQSLNLAMQSHHFLDAVGLNLIRIGEQSGKLAHTTASLAHMHRTHAQQSMKQFLILLEPVTILMVSVLLGGIMISVMLAITSLTNVI; from the coding sequence ATGCCGCTCTTTAAATACCAGGCCACCCAGAATGATGGCCGTCGCAGCAACGGCACCATTGAAGCGGCCACCGCAGCGCGTGCGCTCGCCGAACTCACGAGCCGCGGGCTTCAGGTTTTTTCGCTGCAGGAGCCGCGCGGTATCCAAGAAAGCACCATTAGCGGGCACTCAAAAAACGCACCACGATCACGACGCAAGGTTTCCCAGGAAGAGGTGTTGCTCTGCATCCAGGAACTCTCCACTCTCTTGAATGCAGGCATTCCGCTAGCCGATGCTGTTTTGAATATCGCGCAAGGCCATGAGACCAGCGCACTGGGCGGCATCTTGCAGAGCGCCTACGCAAGCTTGCGCTCAGGCAACACGCTCGCCGCGGCACTACACACCAGCGGCTTGAGCCTGCCGGAATATGTTCACGAACTGATACGGGCAGGCGAGGAAACGGGCAAGCTGGGCGCCTCTTTGACGTCAGCCTCACAGCAAATGGAGGCAGATGCTGTTTTTCGCAGAGAAACACGCAACGCTCTGACCTACCCTATGGTCCTCATCATCAGCGGACTGTTGGCCACGTTGGTCGTTTTCGTTTTCGTCGTACCCAAGTTCGCCAACATCCTGACCAACCCCAAAGCCGATATCCCCTTGCTTTCACGCTGGGTACTCCAATCAGGTCTCTGGTTGGTCAACAACAAGGCCATTGCCGCAGCCACTGCGGCTGCCGTGGGAGCCGGGGGCTTTCTTCTTCTTTCGCGTCCAACGGTTCGCGCACAGGGCTGGGAAATCGCCGCACGCCTGCCTGTCATTGGCACCTGGATTGGCCACGTGGAACTTGCACGCTGGGCCGCCATGTTCTCCGTACTGCTGCACCACCATGTGCCGCTGCTGGATGCGCTACGCCATTCGCAAAACTCTCTGACAGGCCAAGTCTGGCGGCAAAAGGCCAGCTTTATCGCCAAAGATGTGAAAGGCGGCCAATCCCTCAATCTGGCCATGCAGTCACACCATTTCCTCGATGCGGTCGGCCTGAACCTGATTCGCATTGGAGAGCAGTCTGGCAAGCTGGCCCATACCACCGCATCGCTGGCCCACATGCATCGGACACACGCCCAGCAAAGCATGAAACAATTCCTGATCTTGCTGGAACCTGTGACGATTCTGATGGTCTCAGTGCTGCTTGGCGGCATCATGATCAGCGTCATGCTGGCAATCACCAGCCTTACCAACGTCATCTGA
- the gspG gene encoding type II secretion system major pseudopilin GspG, producing the protein MQRLQRGFTLLEMLVVMVIIGLLAGLVGPRIFGKVDSSKVQTAQVQIKMIESALQIMRLDIGTLPEGTVALRWLTQQPEEANVRAVWKGPYLEGQLPVDPWNNPYQIVSPGPNGKPFAVMSWGADGKQGGEDLAADIMGK; encoded by the coding sequence ATGCAACGTCTGCAGCGTGGTTTTACTTTGCTTGAAATGCTGGTCGTAATGGTCATCATCGGCCTGCTCGCAGGTCTTGTAGGCCCGAGAATCTTTGGTAAGGTCGATTCCAGCAAAGTGCAAACTGCCCAGGTACAGATCAAGATGATCGAAAGTGCGTTACAGATCATGCGGCTGGATATCGGCACCCTTCCCGAAGGCACCGTCGCTTTGCGCTGGCTGACCCAGCAGCCCGAAGAAGCCAATGTGCGTGCTGTATGGAAGGGGCCCTATTTGGAAGGTCAACTCCCCGTTGACCCTTGGAACAACCCCTACCAGATCGTTTCTCCGGGCCCCAACGGCAAACCTTTTGCAGTCATGTCATGGGGAGCAGATGGCAAGCAAGGCGGTGAGGACCTTGCTGCCGACATCATGGGTAAGTAA
- a CDS encoding prepilin-type N-terminal cleavage/methylation domain-containing protein: MDCSPQRAQWPRHAFRRHDKTTGFTLIEMMAVMVLLGLLSAIILPNFEKWFGNTERRVEVTTVTNRLHKLLTRAALLGADFELSEHTMSTPLADGAAALELPAGWRIAEDQKLLIRSSGLCDTQRLTLSSGQQTLTVEVEADTCEIKLVNAMASP; the protein is encoded by the coding sequence ATGGACTGCAGCCCTCAAAGGGCGCAGTGGCCGCGCCATGCATTCCGCCGCCACGACAAGACCACTGGCTTTACGCTGATTGAAATGATGGCCGTCATGGTGCTGCTCGGATTGTTGAGCGCCATCATCTTGCCCAACTTCGAAAAGTGGTTCGGAAACACCGAACGCCGCGTCGAAGTGACGACGGTCACCAATAGACTTCATAAATTACTTACACGTGCAGCTCTCCTTGGCGCTGACTTTGAGCTGAGCGAACATACCATGTCGACCCCACTGGCGGATGGTGCGGCCGCACTGGAATTACCGGCTGGTTGGCGCATTGCCGAAGACCAAAAGCTGCTCATCCGCAGTTCAGGCCTGTGCGATACCCAGCGTTTGACGCTGTCATCAGGCCAACAAACCTTGACCGTTGAAGTAGAAGCAGACACCTGCGAAATCAAGCTGGTCAATGCAATGGCATCGCCATAG
- a CDS encoding type II secretion system protein, with translation MSDPMRHQRGISLLEVLAALVILSLGASVAFTWLGQSVGAMGRLKDEENMLLARTEALDHLRAINPVDQPTGEMRLPGYLLRWTSRQIRDTRPALTLLGTAARYDVSLYELDVQLVQPGEDEPWTTFLVQRSGYKQTGSGSMSIFGGGAPR, from the coding sequence ATGTCTGATCCCATGCGACACCAGCGAGGTATCAGCCTCTTGGAAGTTCTGGCTGCACTCGTTATTCTTAGCCTAGGAGCATCGGTGGCCTTCACCTGGCTCGGCCAGAGCGTCGGCGCTATGGGGCGCCTGAAGGACGAAGAAAACATGCTGCTCGCGCGTACTGAAGCGCTGGATCATCTGCGTGCTATCAACCCGGTGGATCAACCCACAGGCGAGATGCGGCTGCCTGGGTACCTGCTGCGCTGGACCAGTCGACAGATCCGGGATACACGCCCGGCATTAACGCTGCTAGGAACCGCAGCACGCTATGACGTATCTCTCTACGAACTTGACGTCCAACTTGTTCAGCCTGGCGAAGACGAACCATGGACGACCTTCCTGGTTCAACGCAGCGGCTACAAACAAACCGGCTCAGGCTCCATGTCCATCTTCGGAGGAGGAGCTCCGCGATGA
- a CDS encoding type II secretion system protein, whose protein sequence is MKACAHSRRQRQQGLTLIELLVTIVILGFTVALMSGAFHQISQILRISSEQSNGFLSRWNNNRALYDIVSNMVLDPSLEKPFVGSYQQVETTTTSPPDLLPGTPRGVRLRLKPSPDSNDVSELWLEPLQQNQNRPPMKLATFAHRVEFRFADHRGLEHQQWPPNGVAEQRPMPNAVFLRDIDEQNLVFRAASYPGALVPKTNGAAQMLGITR, encoded by the coding sequence ATGAAAGCCTGTGCGCATTCGAGGCGGCAACGGCAACAAGGGCTCACGCTGATTGAATTGCTTGTCACTATTGTGATTCTTGGCTTCACCGTGGCGCTCATGTCCGGAGCCTTCCACCAGATCTCCCAGATACTGCGTATCAGCTCAGAGCAAAGCAACGGTTTTCTATCCCGCTGGAACAACAATCGCGCTCTTTATGACATCGTCTCCAACATGGTGCTGGATCCATCCCTGGAAAAGCCGTTCGTCGGCAGCTACCAGCAAGTAGAAACAACAACGACCAGCCCGCCCGACCTACTCCCAGGGACGCCCCGGGGTGTCCGTTTGCGCCTGAAGCCTTCGCCAGACTCGAACGATGTTTCTGAGCTGTGGCTAGAACCCCTTCAACAGAACCAGAATCGCCCACCGATGAAGCTGGCGACTTTTGCGCATCGCGTTGAGTTCCGTTTTGCCGACCACAGAGGCCTAGAACACCAGCAATGGCCACCCAACGGCGTTGCCGAACAGCGCCCCATGCCCAATGCAGTCTTTTTGCGCGACATAGACGAGCAGAACTTGGTGTTCCGCGCAGCCTCTTACCCTGGAGCCCTGGTACCTAAGACCAATGGCGCAGCACAGATGTTGGGCATTACCCGCTGA
- a CDS encoding type II secretion system protein GspK has product MHLHRLSSSAQASQTGFALAAVLWLLAGLSIVVALIADAAHTSAERVAQLRERTEFVRSALSAQAHAEYWLSATRPRAADFTDGAASVMVDDRFYKIGEDSIIALQDVGGLMDLNTADPTRLAQFLVVCGIAPEQTSRLVDTLADYIDTDNLQRINGAEADSYQLAGLPPPRNRPLLAPGEVWDVMGWPAYRTTLEKSGCVRAMTTEGEAGIFGSSGANLATAPSPVLRAAGLPEETVQDIDNARGNPALVAERIAEANALTGANGGFVGMGGSQSQKTLRVTQRSLKGPWQITYTLVLDPEDNDRPWTIKQFHLQGVSAPKDRIQTLPWPSEAPATSPGNAAPNLPF; this is encoded by the coding sequence ATGCACCTGCATCGACTGTCGTCATCCGCACAGGCTTCGCAAACTGGCTTTGCCCTGGCTGCCGTGCTATGGCTACTGGCCGGGCTGTCCATCGTAGTAGCCCTTATCGCCGATGCTGCACACACTTCCGCCGAGCGCGTAGCCCAGCTACGTGAGCGCACAGAATTCGTGCGGAGTGCACTGTCGGCTCAGGCACACGCCGAGTACTGGCTCTCCGCCACCCGCCCCCGAGCAGCGGATTTCACTGACGGGGCAGCTTCGGTCATGGTCGATGATCGTTTCTACAAGATTGGAGAGGACAGCATCATTGCGCTACAGGACGTGGGCGGCCTCATGGACCTCAACACAGCCGATCCGACCCGTTTAGCGCAGTTCTTGGTCGTCTGCGGAATCGCCCCCGAGCAAACATCCAGACTGGTGGACACGCTGGCGGACTATATCGATACCGATAACTTGCAGCGCATCAATGGCGCGGAGGCTGACAGTTATCAATTGGCAGGGCTTCCGCCTCCTCGCAATCGTCCGCTGCTCGCACCAGGTGAAGTCTGGGACGTCATGGGCTGGCCCGCCTATCGAACCACTCTGGAAAAGAGTGGCTGCGTACGGGCAATGACCACAGAAGGCGAAGCAGGGATATTTGGCAGCAGCGGGGCCAACCTTGCAACCGCCCCCTCCCCCGTGTTGCGCGCAGCAGGACTCCCTGAAGAAACGGTCCAGGACATTGACAACGCCAGAGGTAATCCAGCCTTGGTAGCTGAGCGCATCGCCGAAGCCAATGCCCTTACAGGAGCTAATGGTGGGTTCGTCGGCATGGGGGGAAGTCAGTCCCAAAAAACGCTGCGGGTAACGCAGAGGTCACTCAAAGGCCCCTGGCAGATAACCTACACCTTGGTGCTTGATCCAGAAGACAACGACAGACCTTGGACCATCAAGCAGTTTCATTTACAGGGCGTTTCAGCGCCCAAAGATAGAATACAAACTTTGCCTTGGCCGTCCGAGGCCCCAGCCACGTCGCCCGGAAATGCTGCACCGAATCTACCTTTTTAA
- a CDS encoding secretin N-terminal domain-containing protein, producing the protein MYDSIQDTRNTGSLGIQQPGVPKQTPITTGPKAPAPITGNLRPPSPPITPSEAAGDLTVSVEQMALPAFIQAVYGGILQLNYSVDASVNARTDLITFRTPKPISAAHLKELATQLLKSYGVAVQDFGGVLRIVPSTSIGSTLPLVRRGRAQPTVPQQLRPVFHYIETESVRSTNLVAPLKNILGDKVKVEADNFGGLMLSGQPDDVQVALELVQVFDQPGLRGQNSSRIVPRYWGADEFARRLSEVLKAEGYNVGTQSGPDPVTLVPLPPINSVIVFASSPQVMKHVLEWVRDLDQLNAVQAGSAFFTYPVKHADAQDLAKALNDLVGSQSNNVQQNQPTTGGTPPSTPATTTQRQRRVVVNGATNSLIFQGGSQEDYRQWLALLAELDRPVKSALIDVLVAEVALNDDSNLGFTWQLQQLGSGAQAVRLSGTTYNLNAGGSGLTVNALLGGNPLRQLAITALASNSDSRVISNPKIVTRNGEAANISVGQDVPTVSSQAVTTNTGIIGSNNTVVPQTIQYRNTGVLLRVRPVIHAGDRIDLEVSQEVSSAENTTTGVTTSPTIRKRSVETKLSLRDGATIMLGGLISETNTDSDSGVPLLKDIPGLGSLFKTATKSRQRTELVMLITPYVLNDTEDAEAATDAYQSTLGEWAESVRQRVRASREARQAATQRRAGVRAAHEAGLPGAPLPPNETVTPDTGRPAAPATPVPDVTPRMLAPESSLAPGEQMINFSDRPVEAVMPSSSQGNALGPTGQGNGASSNSPPAPASGKPAPSSIGGVAVPQGSTVVEDPKLLEEILDTVRRR; encoded by the coding sequence GTGTACGACAGCATCCAGGACACGCGCAATACCGGCTCCCTCGGCATTCAGCAACCTGGGGTGCCCAAGCAAACCCCCATTACCACAGGTCCCAAGGCGCCGGCCCCGATCACCGGTAACCTGCGCCCCCCCTCCCCCCCGATCACACCCAGCGAAGCGGCCGGCGATCTGACCGTTTCGGTGGAACAGATGGCCCTGCCCGCCTTCATTCAGGCGGTCTACGGCGGCATCTTGCAACTCAATTATTCGGTCGACGCATCGGTCAACGCCCGCACTGACCTGATCACCTTTCGCACCCCCAAGCCCATCAGCGCCGCCCATCTGAAGGAGCTAGCCACCCAATTGCTCAAAAGCTATGGGGTGGCCGTGCAAGATTTCGGCGGCGTGCTGCGCATCGTGCCCAGCACCAGCATCGGGAGCACGTTGCCGTTGGTGCGCCGTGGCCGCGCCCAACCCACGGTACCCCAGCAACTACGCCCCGTCTTCCATTACATCGAAACCGAGTCGGTACGATCAACGAATCTGGTGGCGCCTCTCAAGAACATTCTTGGGGATAAGGTCAAGGTCGAGGCAGACAATTTTGGCGGCCTCATGCTCAGCGGCCAGCCAGACGACGTGCAGGTGGCCTTGGAACTGGTGCAGGTGTTTGATCAGCCGGGCCTGCGAGGCCAAAACAGCAGCCGTATTGTGCCCCGCTACTGGGGCGCTGATGAGTTTGCCCGCCGCTTGAGCGAAGTGCTCAAAGCCGAGGGATACAACGTAGGCACGCAAAGCGGCCCCGATCCCGTTACCCTCGTGCCGCTACCCCCCATTAACAGTGTGATCGTTTTCGCGAGCTCTCCTCAGGTGATGAAGCACGTGTTGGAATGGGTGCGCGACTTAGATCAGCTTAATGCGGTGCAGGCTGGCAGCGCCTTCTTCACCTACCCCGTCAAGCATGCAGACGCACAGGATCTGGCCAAGGCACTGAACGACCTGGTCGGCAGTCAAAGTAATAACGTCCAGCAGAACCAGCCCACCACCGGCGGTACGCCTCCGTCAACGCCAGCCACCACCACCCAACGACAACGACGCGTCGTCGTCAACGGCGCCACTAACTCCTTGATTTTTCAGGGAGGGAGCCAGGAAGACTACCGCCAGTGGCTCGCTTTGCTGGCCGAGTTGGACCGCCCCGTGAAATCAGCGTTAATTGACGTACTGGTCGCCGAGGTCGCACTCAATGACGATAGCAATCTCGGCTTCACTTGGCAGTTACAACAATTGGGCTCGGGCGCGCAAGCCGTGCGACTCAGTGGCACTACCTACAACCTCAATGCCGGCGGTTCGGGTTTAACCGTCAATGCCCTTCTTGGCGGCAATCCCCTGCGCCAACTGGCCATTACTGCCCTCGCCAGCAATAGCGACTCGCGCGTGATCTCCAATCCCAAGATCGTGACGCGCAATGGCGAGGCTGCTAACATCAGCGTCGGCCAGGATGTACCCACCGTTTCCAGCCAAGCCGTAACAACCAACACTGGCATCATTGGCAGCAACAATACCGTGGTTCCTCAAACCATCCAGTACCGCAATACTGGCGTGCTGCTACGCGTTCGCCCCGTCATCCATGCCGGAGACCGCATCGATCTGGAAGTCAGCCAGGAAGTTAGCAGCGCCGAAAATACCACCACCGGCGTCACTACTTCACCCACGATCAGAAAGCGCTCCGTCGAAACCAAGCTCAGCCTGCGCGACGGCGCCACCATCATGCTCGGAGGCCTGATTTCCGAAACCAACACCGACAGTGATAGTGGGGTACCGCTGCTCAAGGACATTCCCGGACTGGGCAGTCTATTCAAAACAGCTACGAAGTCCCGGCAGCGCACAGAGTTGGTCATGCTCATCACCCCCTACGTGCTCAACGATACCGAAGACGCCGAAGCTGCCACCGATGCCTATCAAAGCACGCTGGGCGAATGGGCGGAAAGCGTACGTCAACGCGTAAGAGCTTCCAGGGAAGCACGACAAGCGGCAACACAACGGCGCGCGGGAGTTCGTGCAGCACACGAAGCCGGGCTCCCTGGCGCTCCTTTGCCGCCAAATGAGACCGTGACACCGGACACGGGCCGACCTGCGGCACCTGCAACTCCAGTCCCAGACGTAACGCCTCGTATGCTGGCGCCTGAATCGTCGCTAGCCCCGGGCGAGCAGATGATCAACTTCAGCGATCGGCCGGTCGAAGCCGTGATGCCATCCAGTTCGCAAGGAAACGCCTTGGGACCAACGGGGCAAGGCAATGGGGCTTCAAGCAACTCCCCCCCTGCCCCCGCCAGCGGCAAACCAGCACCAAGTTCCATCGGCGGCGTTGCGGTGCCACAAGGTTCTACCGTTGTAGAAGATCCGAAATTGCTGGAGGAGATTCTCGACACAGTCCGCAGACGATAA
- a CDS encoding acyltransferase, translating into MDGLRGVAVIAVMLFHAQWPGAQGGFIGVDVFFVLSGFLITTQLLDELNRTGRVRWQAFFMRRAARLQPALLILLAAYALAAHGGLLPPSAARAWLSDIGVVALALTHWTRAFNWHAPDYLGHTWSLGIEEQFYMLWALTMVLSARAHLSKRRMEWLATGAMLISAGWMALLYTDGASASRMYNGLDTRAAALLAGCTLALVLERCAPALLYSRLAPSPIAPTVAKCWRRIGIAALLLLTAGAGTLDWKHPGMFLVGYTLVALLTAGLIASIVIAPTEGCASMLSHPLLVTVGRWSYGLYLWHYPIYRIAEDHGARHGIGLGTCMAVGSALTVAVAASSYYLVESPLRRRFKHSRSAPTNA; encoded by the coding sequence ATGGATGGTCTGCGTGGTGTTGCCGTCATCGCCGTGATGCTTTTTCACGCCCAATGGCCTGGCGCACAGGGCGGATTTATTGGCGTAGATGTTTTCTTCGTGCTGAGTGGTTTTCTCATCACCACACAGCTGCTGGACGAGCTTAATCGGACAGGTCGGGTCCGCTGGCAGGCATTCTTCATGCGTCGTGCGGCGCGTCTGCAACCCGCCCTCCTCATATTGTTGGCGGCTTATGCATTAGCAGCTCACGGGGGACTGCTTCCGCCCAGTGCGGCTCGTGCATGGCTTTCAGACATTGGAGTGGTTGCGCTAGCGCTGACTCATTGGACCCGCGCTTTCAACTGGCACGCCCCAGACTACCTAGGCCACACTTGGTCGCTGGGGATCGAAGAGCAGTTTTACATGCTATGGGCTCTGACCATGGTGCTGAGCGCAAGGGCCCACTTGTCCAAGCGCCGCATGGAATGGCTGGCCACTGGCGCAATGCTTATAAGCGCTGGCTGGATGGCGCTCCTATACACGGATGGCGCTAGTGCCTCTCGCATGTACAACGGTCTCGACACCCGTGCCGCAGCCTTGCTGGCGGGCTGCACATTGGCCTTGGTGCTTGAGCGCTGCGCTCCTGCGCTGCTGTACTCACGTCTTGCTCCATCCCCCATAGCACCTACGGTCGCAAAATGCTGGAGAAGGATCGGCATAGCGGCACTATTGCTGTTGACCGCAGGTGCAGGAACACTGGATTGGAAGCACCCCGGGATGTTTCTGGTTGGGTATACGCTGGTGGCGTTGCTGACAGCCGGCTTGATCGCCAGCATCGTTATCGCTCCAACGGAAGGCTGTGCATCAATGCTGAGCCATCCGCTCCTAGTGACTGTAGGGCGTTGGTCCTATGGACTCTACTTGTGGCACTACCCGATTTACCGAATTGCGGAGGACCATGGGGCACGGCATGGTATCGGTCTTGGCACCTGCATGGCGGTTGGCTCCGCCCTGACGGTAGCGGTTGCTGCAAGCAGCTACTACTTGGTTGAATCGCCCCTGCGACGCAGATTCAAGCACAGCCGCAGCGCACCTACCAACGCATGA